The Vibrio sp. NTOU-M3 genomic sequence AAACTCAGCCAAAGCAGTGGTGCTGTTAAAGGCGATGGCAAATGAAAGACGATTGCAGATTTTATGTTTACTGCATAATGATGAGTTGTCGGTAGGTGAGTTGTGTAGCAAATTGGAATTAAGCCAATCTGCACTTTCACAACATTTGGCTTGGTTGCGCCGCGACGGACTAGTTATCACGCGTAAGGAAGCGCAAACGGTGTATTACACGCTAAGCAGTAATGAAGTAAAAGAGATGATAAAACTGCTTCATAGCATGTACTGCAGCGAGATGTAATCATAAAAAAGGCTTTCACAATG encodes the following:
- a CDS encoding ArsR/SmtB family transcription factor — translated: MDLQEMEKNSAKAVVLLKAMANERRLQILCLLHNDELSVGELCSKLELSQSALSQHLAWLRRDGLVITRKEAQTVYYTLSSNEVKEMIKLLHSMYCSEM